A DNA window from Bradyrhizobium sp. CCBAU 53421 contains the following coding sequences:
- the dnaN gene encoding DNA polymerase III subunit beta, giving the protein MKVTVERAQLLKSLGHVHRVVERRNTIPILGNVLIRAEGAKLSLKATDLDLEVTETLAAETGTAGSTTVPAHMFYDIVRKLPDGSQIVLEADGDRSVLAVRAGRSRFTLQTLPESDFPGLAAGDMTHSFSLPASDIKRLIDRTQFAISTEETRYYLNGIYLHAAGTAKAATLRGVATDGHRLAQIDLALPKGATGMPGVIVPRKTVGEVQRLIEGDDAEISIELSDGKIRFTLGNVVLTSKLIDGTFPDYGRVIPQNNDKELVVDKKDFEAAVDRVSTISSERGRAVKLALSAGKLVLSVTNPDSGSATEEIEVEYASDALDIGFNSRYLLDIAAQIEGEVAVLKLADPGSPTLVQDRDSKGALYVLMPMRV; this is encoded by the coding sequence ATGAAGGTCACCGTCGAGCGCGCGCAACTCCTGAAATCGCTGGGTCACGTTCACCGCGTGGTCGAGCGCCGCAACACCATCCCGATCCTCGGCAACGTGTTGATCCGCGCCGAGGGCGCCAAATTGTCGCTGAAGGCGACCGACCTCGATCTCGAGGTGACGGAGACCTTGGCGGCCGAGACCGGAACCGCCGGCTCGACCACGGTGCCGGCGCACATGTTCTACGACATCGTCCGCAAGCTACCCGACGGCTCGCAGATCGTACTCGAGGCCGACGGCGACCGCTCGGTGCTCGCGGTGCGCGCCGGCCGCTCGCGGTTCACGCTGCAGACCCTGCCCGAGAGCGACTTCCCGGGCCTTGCCGCCGGCGACATGACGCATTCGTTCTCGCTGCCGGCGTCCGACATCAAGCGCCTGATCGACCGCACCCAGTTTGCGATCTCGACCGAAGAGACCCGCTACTACCTCAACGGCATCTATCTGCACGCCGCCGGCACCGCCAAGGCGGCGACCCTGCGCGGCGTTGCGACCGACGGCCACCGCCTGGCGCAGATCGACCTCGCGCTGCCCAAGGGCGCGACCGGCATGCCCGGCGTGATCGTCCCGCGCAAGACCGTCGGCGAGGTGCAGCGGCTGATCGAGGGCGACGACGCCGAGATCTCGATCGAGCTGTCGGACGGCAAGATCCGCTTCACGCTCGGCAATGTGGTGCTGACCTCGAAGCTGATCGACGGCACCTTCCCGGACTATGGCCGCGTCATTCCGCAGAACAACGACAAGGAACTGGTCGTCGACAAGAAGGATTTTGAGGCCGCCGTCGACCGCGTCTCGACCATCTCCAGCGAACGCGGCCGCGCGGTGAAGCTCGCTTTGTCCGCGGGCAAGCTGGTGCTCTCGGTCACCAACCCGGATTCCGGCAGCGCCACCGAAGAGATCGAGGTCGAGTACGCCTCCGACGCGCTCGATATCGGCTTCAACTCGCGCTATCTGCTCGACATCGCCGCCCAGATCGAGGGCGAGGTCGCGGTGCTCAAGCTCGCCGATCCCGGCTCGCCGACCCTGGTGCAGGACCGCGACAGCAAGGGCGCGCTCTACGTGCTGATGCCGATGCGGGTGTGA
- a CDS encoding endonuclease domain-containing protein, whose amino-acid sequence MPQTPSHRSTDERLRTFAKRMRHAPTDAEAKMWRLLRDRRLSHLKFRRQVPFRNYILDFACFEKRLVIEIDGGQHASSQGDAARTDALAAEGFQVLRYWNNDVLRTPEAVLEDIIAKLAEL is encoded by the coding sequence GTGCCGCAAACACCTAGCCATCGATCGACCGATGAACGCCTCCGCACCTTCGCAAAGCGGATGCGCCACGCACCGACTGACGCGGAAGCGAAGATGTGGCGCCTGCTCCGCGATCGGCGCCTCTCGCACCTGAAGTTTCGAAGACAGGTCCCTTTTCGAAACTACATTCTCGACTTCGCGTGCTTCGAGAAGCGCCTTGTGATCGAGATCGACGGAGGTCAGCACGCTTCGTCACAAGGAGATGCAGCCAGGACCGACGCCCTTGCGGCGGAAGGCTTCCAGGTCTTGCGCTACTGGAACAATGACGTATTGCGGACGCCAGAGGCGGTGCTGGAAGACATTATCGCCAAGCTTGCCGAGCTGTGA
- the recF gene encoding DNA replication/repair protein RecF, producing MTPSRIHRLSLTHFRNYRAATLQVAGDMVVLVGPNGAGKTNCMEAVSFLSPGRGLRRATLEDIADNQGDGSWAVSAEVEGALGLATLGTGIDPPTGESSNSRRCRIDREPVGSATAFGDHLRIVWLTPAMDGLFMGAASERRRFFDRLVLAIDSEHSSRVSALERSLRSRNRLLEVRNYDDHWCDAIERETAELAVAVAASRGQTAAKLAVMLRERGAASAFPSAEIMLDGWMENALLHEPATAVEDRYREILRASRPRDAAAGRTLDGPHLTDLQVVYAPKNMPARDASTGEQKALLIGLVLAHATMVAEMTGIVPLLLLDEVVAHLDPNRRKALFDELAKLGAQVWMTGADPAAFVDIGPRGEIFDVESGRATRRG from the coding sequence ATGACCCCGTCCCGCATTCATCGCCTGTCGCTGACGCATTTCCGCAATTACCGGGCGGCGACGCTGCAGGTCGCGGGCGACATGGTGGTGCTGGTCGGGCCGAACGGCGCGGGCAAGACCAATTGCATGGAGGCGGTCTCGTTCCTGTCGCCGGGCCGCGGCCTGCGCCGCGCGACCCTCGAGGACATCGCCGACAATCAGGGCGACGGCTCCTGGGCCGTCTCCGCCGAGGTCGAGGGCGCGCTGGGCCTCGCCACGCTCGGCACCGGCATTGATCCCCCGACCGGCGAGTCGAGCAACAGCCGGCGCTGCCGCATCGATCGCGAACCGGTGGGTTCCGCGACCGCGTTCGGTGACCACCTGCGCATCGTGTGGCTGACGCCGGCGATGGACGGCCTGTTCATGGGCGCAGCGTCCGAGCGCCGCCGCTTCTTCGACCGACTGGTGCTGGCGATCGATTCCGAGCATTCCAGCCGGGTCTCGGCGCTGGAGCGCTCGCTGCGCTCGCGCAACCGGCTGCTCGAGGTGCGCAACTACGACGACCATTGGTGTGATGCGATCGAGCGCGAGACCGCGGAGCTTGCGGTCGCGGTCGCCGCATCGCGCGGCCAGACCGCCGCCAAGCTCGCCGTGATGCTGCGCGAGCGCGGCGCCGCCTCGGCCTTCCCCTCCGCCGAGATCATGCTCGACGGCTGGATGGAGAATGCGCTGCTGCATGAGCCAGCAACGGCGGTGGAGGATCGCTACCGCGAGATCCTGCGCGCCAGCCGTCCCCGCGACGCCGCCGCCGGGCGCACGCTCGACGGCCCGCATCTGACCGATCTGCAGGTGGTCTACGCGCCGAAGAACATGCCGGCGCGCGACGCCTCGACCGGCGAGCAAAAGGCGCTCCTGATCGGGCTGGTGCTGGCGCATGCCACGATGGTCGCGGAGATGACCGGCATCGTGCCGCTGCTGCTGCTCGACGAGGTCGTCGCCCATCTCGATCCCAACCGCCGCAAGGCGCTGTTCGACGAACTCGCCAAGCTCGGCGCCCAGGTCTGGATGACCGGCGCCGA